One window from the genome of Amaranthus tricolor cultivar Red isolate AtriRed21 chromosome 9, ASM2621246v1, whole genome shotgun sequence encodes:
- the LOC130823122 gene encoding NADH dehydrogenase [ubiquinone] 1 beta subcomplex subunit 7: MEVPGSSKKMIATQSEMVENKVPLPYRDQCAHLLIPLNKCRQSEFYLPWKCENERHTYEKCEYELVMERMLQMQKIREQQKQQQTQSIPLIPKTANV, encoded by the coding sequence ATGGAAGTTCCAGGATCATCAAAGAAGATGATAGCAACACAATCAGAAATGGTTGAAAACAAAGTTCCTCTTCCTTACAGAGATCAATGTGCTCATTTACTCATTCCTCTCAACAAATGCCGACAATCTGAGTTTTACCTTCCATGGAAATGTGAAAATGAACGCCACACTTATGAAAAATGTGAGTATGAACTTGTTATGGAACGTATGCTTCAGATGCAAAAGATTCGTGAACAACAAAAGCAACAGCAAACTCAGTCCATCCCTCTTATTCCTAAAACTGCTAACGTTTAG